One Octopus sinensis linkage group LG11, ASM634580v1, whole genome shotgun sequence genomic window carries:
- the LOC115217352 gene encoding pneumococcal serine-rich repeat protein isoform X3 encodes MASNEPREDSSFSGSLEADLSEQCTAKNNDQLALSQMKKTGDSGLQPRNIQVHSTAYSTREMNNTEPDSVRNMWSQAHMTSTASSSLNSVPGCQIPPPWPETLVMSTAASVPSTKNYNMPTQSSANNYPNVNPVNSYLLPNSSNSLPLSSCGNLKGPTYSDSIQKVPTSNQVPFFSPTSSSKKNNSVKILSASSTYSKTAAGFPSSTLGQIGFTTTSASSTSSTNPLMNPCPKYSAQSLGKPSGLITSSNISSIAPNFSNSGTEPTIISKSFSTPVNSMQLSHSNDSPVGVTSTESYQQSTPDINSMNITQVSNSSVSAGQMPSSSVIHMVAGSKKAGQMRPISVSPSHILSSSVSSGHLESSSLNQGHISSSSVTSGHCIEGSMNLGHMVNPVNPNNALLTPSHMQNNALKTSHGQMLPSTLQQQQHQQHQSQISSGQIHPAQVQGGSLHTNQIPPGPKHSSQMPGVHTMHPIQMINTPMNQGPGSVHQPQVPAGIMHPSQMPAGHMQGKPMEHSQRSGHMHPDQMSNRPMLSGQISDIPISTPQSTVGSLQTGFVASYMNSNQSSVSSSSLQPTQAPSSSVYSPQGSVSSSYNIQDSIYSMQRSSNSSYPGQMSGGSVHPAQVSGGSIHPAQVSGASAHPAQVSGASAHPAQVSGASTHLAQVPGSSVQPVMVSGTSTHPAKVLGTPVRPAMMPGNSAHLAQVSSSSAHLAQVSGSSAHPAQVSGSSAHPAQVSGGSTLLAQVSAGSTQPVQVSGSSPYPAQVSGSSAHPAQVSSGSVHFAQVSGSSAHLVQMLGNTTQVLGNSVNSTPVACSSASSLQMSDNVSQLSQVSGSSVHPSQLSDNAVHLSQMAASSVHLPQGCSNSTSSAQISDSSHVTHLPSGSVDPLLVPGSSSHIMQKPASSTHLLQASNTSAHVSSVSHLSTVGPQLHGTSGKPLAANYTPTAPVPVSSGKQSLNNPVAPARTASDPTKLRSPYGNANFMKLNQVSSSSSESRGLKTNNLLSHSQGTTSSYKDSTNLSKTEQTVDSVTNTAFISSNTSPVERPVSSLPNISQVIEESLNTNMISDACRKDNSSNSCKKVKPSTEVSNTFQASSSSLPNQTIENVSKLNYISGNVVKTDKMYGSSLKPEQLPSSLVTNVQAPNNSRKTSEMSGNSKTDQMVAGYSGFGQISNTALKTGVVESTLPGNIVKPSTADNSKKPETTLGSNDNSMNTASVSTNSSRTGQLFGNTGKTDYVTGSSMKVEKVTGDPLKAVSQSKMGQVCSTTNRSVNQHPASMFSSNNDQASVSSSRISQNRRCSSSFKPDEVSGNSFRNENSLTSSTENFLVTASSAVSCQVSASSVSGSHTVSEAHTASSTQNSQVTASSIDHGQVSASSTESHQLLDNSQVSGSDHVTASSNEKNQVSASSSASLVGSTQVSCTDTNSNHASSSATSSENCQVTASCTENIQNVVSSMSVDQESSQDVATSSANSLLEDGFGNCDASDISASTTTFGNEITNNQGISSSTEFENQFDVQHLSSIDVNSAESSEATCRSVKDIGQASSSSQSDLRKTEKNQATSTTAIASSDCSEQAKLINSGSPSEPTSSSTENSQISSNIKEESAEARVETAMEVSSVEEADSATTSAETTKPKANGTTPCPPVVTTTEKSSSSSRKDHASETVDHDDHEHHAFLPDQLFEYQWPDMSSEWYILQEQVSEYLTVKSFKRKYPDLKRRPAEMKEKEFLRERGVVTETQCDLGLTALRCEEVYDLMLRDYPEKYQEFASILHERERQSINEKHKGYEVPPKLEKSKMADYVRKAMRSASEFNSQFQRERREERRAYFDLQTMVIHYPAHKYPKLETACAKVPAYPVSLIPGQYQEFYKKYEPKELKYFPLNTCIYGPPKRILNPLVKPSNVDSSEEMDDNQDDQADSGSDGESNDNDSSDSEVSQPVIPQPPPTPSPRRGRKSAADHKDHKELSFFSKKHTNQKKDCRFCHKGPMKGRNRKDELVSCSECGSTGHPACLDLTKAMVSIIKNYPWQCMECKTCVQCMDPYDEDKMMFCDRCDRGYHTFCVGLKAIPTGRWECTSCKETEPVLLSPRNTPSSTAASPAHLSSIVAQSPLPVKIRKVYRRQKIC; translated from the exons ATGGCCTCGAATGAGCCAAGAGAGGACTCGTCGTTTTCGGGTTCATTGGAAGCCGACTTAAGCGAACAATGTACAGCTAAAAACAACGACCAGCTCGCTCTTTCCCAGATGAAAAAG ACAGGGGACAGTGGTTTGCAACCCAGGAATATACAAGTCCACAGTACAGCTTACAGTACAagagaaatgaacaacactgaaCCAGATTCTGTGAGAAATATGTGGTCTCAAGCTCATATGACATCTACTGCTTCTAGTTCTTTGAATTCAGTTCCTGGCTGCCAAATTCCACCTCCTTGGCCCGAAACCTTGGTCATGAGCACAGCTGCTTCTGTACCATCTACTAAAAACTACAACATGCCAACCCAGTCCTCAGCAAATAACTATCCTAACGTTAACCCAGTAAACTCTTATTTATTACCCAACAGTTCAAATAGTTTACCATTATCTAGTTGTGGAAACCTCAAAGGACCTACCTATTCTGATAGTATCCAAAAAGTTCCTACAAGTAATCAAGTTCCATTTTTCAGTCCAACATCCAGCTCCAAAAAGAATAATTCTGTTAAAATTCTCTCTGCTTCTAGTACTTATAGTAAAACCGCTGCTGGTTTCCCCAGTTCAACATTAGGTCAGATAGGGTTCACTACAACTTCTGCTAGTTCTACAAGTTCAACAAACCCGCTAATGAATCCTTGtcctaaatattctgctcagagTCTTGGAAAACCATCTGGCCTAATAACATCAAGTAACATTAGCTCTATTGCTCCGAACTTTTCAAATTCTGGAACAGAACCCACGAttatttcaaaaagtttttcaaCTCCAGTAAATTCGATGCAGTTATCTCATAGTAATGACAGTCCGGTAGGGGTGACTTCGACGGAAAGTTATCAACAGTCCACACCAGATATTAACTCTATGAACATAACTCAGGTTTCAAATAGTTCTGTGAGTGCTGGACAAATGCCGAGCAGTTCAGTGATTCATATGGTTGCTGGTTCCAAGAAAGCTGGCCAGATGAGACCCATTTCTGTTAGTCCAAGTCATATATTATCTAGTTCTGTAAGTTCTGGACATCTGGAATCCAGTTCGTTGAACCAGGGTCATATCTCAAGTAGTTCTGTTACTTCTGGCCATTGTATTGAGGGATCGATGAATTTAGGTCATATGGTCAACCCAGTAAATCCTAATAATGCTTTGTTGACACCCAGTCATATGCAAAATAATGCTCTGAAAACAAGCCATGGCCAGATGTTACCTAGtacattacaacaacaacaacaccag caacaccagagtCAAATTTCTAGTGGTCAAATACACCCTGCACAAGTACAGGGTGGTTCATTGCACACAAATCAAATACCCCCTGGTCCAAAACATTCGAGTCAAATGCCTGGTGTTCACACAATGCATCCTATTCAGATGATAAATACTCCTATGAATCAAGGGCCAGGCTCTGTGCATCAGCCTCAAGTTCCTGCTGGAATCATGCATCCCAGTCAAATGCCAGCAGGGCATATGCAGGGAAAGCCAATGGAGCATAGTCAGCGGTCAGGACATATGCATCCTGACCAAATGTCAAACAGACCAATGCTTTCCGGTCAAATATCAGACATACCCATAAGCACTCCTCAGTCTACTGTTGGTTCTTTACAAACTGGCTTTGTAGCTAGTTATATGAATTCTAACCAAAGTTCCGTTTCTAGTAGCTCTCTTCAGCCAACACAGGCTCCTAGTAGCTCTGTATATTCTCCACAAGGATCAGTCAGTTCTAGTTACAATATACAAGATTCTATTTACTCAATGCAAAGATCTAGCAATTCCTCCTATCCAGGACAAATGTCAGGAGGTTCTGTTCATCCTGCTCAGGTGTCAGGGGGCTCTATACacccggcacaggtgtcaggtgCTTCTGCACACCCTGCACAGGTGTCAGGTGCTTCTGCACACCCTGCTCAGGTGTCAGGTGCTTCCACACaccttgcacaggtgccaggaagtTCTGTACAACCTGTTATGGTGTCAGGTACTTCCACACACCCTGCAAAGGTATTAGGTACTCCTGTACGCCCAGCTATGATGCCAGGCAACTCCGCACACCTAGCACAGGTGTCAAGTAGCTCTGCACACCTGGCACAGGTGTCAGGCAGCTCTGCACACCCTGCACAGGTGTCAGGCAGTTCTGCACACCCTGCACAGGTGTCAGGCGGCTCCACACTCCTTGCACAGGTGTCAGCCGGCTCCACACAACCTGTACAGGTGTCAGGTAGTTCTCCATACCCTGCACAGGTGTCAGGCAGCTCTGCACACCCTGCACAGGTGTCAAGTGGCTCTGTACACTTTGCACAGGTGTCAGGCAGTTCTGCACACCTTGTACAAATGTTGGGTAATACTACCCAGGTGCTAGGCAATTCTGTTAACTCTACTCCAGTCGCTTGTAGCTCTGCCAGTTCTTTACAGATGTCAGATAATGTATCACAGCTTTCCCAAGTATCAGGCAGTTCTGTGCATCCATCACAACTATCAGACAACGCTGTGCATCTATCACAAATGGCTGCCAGCTCGGTGCATTTACCACAAGGATGTAGTAATTCTACTTCGTCAGCACAGATATCTGATAGCTCTCATGTAACACACCTACCCAGTGGCTCTGTGGATCCTCTGCTGGTTCCTGGTAGTTCTTCCCACATCATGCAGAAACCAGCTAGTTCTACTCACCTTTTACAAGCCTCAAACACTTCTGCACATGTGTCATCGGTTTCACATTTGAGCACAGTTGGGCCTCAACTGCATGGTACTTCTGGAAAGCCACTAGCTGCAAATTATACACCCACTGCACCAGTTCCAGTAAGCTCTGGTAAACAAAGCTTGAATAATCCTGTTGCTCCAGCAAGAACTGCCTCGGACcccactaagttacggagccCCTATGGGAATGCTAACTTTATGAAATTGAACCAAGTGTCTAGTAGTAGTTCTGAAAGTCGGGGTCTGAAAACTAATAACTTGTTGTCACACAGTCAGGGTACAACAAGCTCTTATAAAGATTCAACCAATCTCAGCAAAACAGAACAGACTGTCGACAGTGTTACTAACACTGCTTTTATTTCCAGTAACACTTCTCCGGTTGAAAGACCTGTTAGTAGTCTCCCCAATATAAGCCAGGTTATTGAGGAGTCATTGAATACTAACATGATTTCAGATGCTTGCAGGAAAGATAATAGTTCAAACTCGTGTAAAAAAGTCAAGCCATCTACTGAGGTTTCTAACACTTTTCAAGCTTCATCTAGTTCTCTCCCCAACCAAACaattgaaaatgtttcaaaattaaattatatttccgGGAATGTAGTTAAAACTGACAAAATGTATGGCAGTTCTTTAAAACCTGAACAGTTACCATCAAGTCTTGTCACAAATGTACAGGCACCCAATAACTCTCGAAAGACTAGTGAAATGTCTGGAAATTCCAAAACTGATCAGATGGTGGCTGGTTACAGTGGATTTGGTCAAATATCTAATACTGCTCTGAAGACTGGTGTAGTGGAAAGCACTTTACCTGGTAACATTGTAAAACCTTCAACAGCTGACAATTCTAAGAAACCTGAAACTACACTGGGAAGTAATGACAATTCCATGAACACTGCCTCTGTAAGTACCAATTCTTCGAGAACTGGTCAGTTGTTTGGCAACACTGGAAAGACAGATTATGTCACAGGAAGTTCTATGAAAGTGGAGAAAGTGACTGGTGATCCTTTAAAGGCAGTAAGTCAGAGTAAAATGGGCCAAGTGTGTAGCACAACTAACAGATCTGTTAACCAACATCCAGCTTCTATGTTTTCTTCAAATAACGACCAAGCATCCGTTTCTTCATCGCGAATTAGTCAGAATCGAAGATGTTCCAGCTCTTTCAAACCAGATGAAGTTTCTGGCAACTCCTTTCGGAATGAGAATTCTTTGACTAGTTCAACTGAAAATTTTCTCGTTACTGCCAGTTCAGCTGTAAGTTGTCAGGTATCAGCCAGTTCAGTAAGTGGAAGCCACACAGTTAGTGAAGCACATACAGCAAGCTCAACTCAGAACAGCCAGGTTACTGCTAGTTCCATTGACCATGGTCAGGTGTCGGCCAGTTCTACTGAAAGCCATCAGCTTTTAGATAACAGCCAAGTTAGTGGCAGTGATCATGTTACAGCCAGTTCTAATGAAAAGAATCAAGTTTCTGCAAGTTCTTCTGCTAGTCTCGTGGGCAGCACTCAGGTTAGTTGTACAGACACTAACAGCAACCATGCTAGTTCATCGGCTACCTCATCTGAAAATTGCCAAGTCACTGCCAGTTGCACTGAAAACATTCAGAATGTTGTTAGCTCAATGAGTGTGGACCAAGAAAGCAGCCAAGATGTTGCTACATCGTCAGCAAACAGTTTATTGGAAGATGGTTTTGGAAATTGTGATGCATCCGACATTTCTGCTTCAACCACAACGTTTGGCAATGAAATCACTAACAACCAAGGCATATCAAGTTCTACTGAATTTGAAAATCAGTTTGATGTGCAGCACTTGTCGAGTATTGATGTTAATTCTGCTGAAAGTTCAGAAGCCACTTGCAGGTCAGTGAAGGACATAGGACAGGCGTCAAGTTCTAGTCAGTCTGACTTgagaaaaacggaaaaaaatcAAGCAACTTCTACAACTGCTATTGCATCATCGGATTGTTCTGAACAAGCTAAATTAATTAACTCTGGCTCTCCTTCAGAACCGACATCTAGTTCTACCGAAAACTCTCAAATTAGTTCCAATATAAAAGAAGAATCAGCAGAAGCTAGGGTTGAAACAGCAATGGAGGTTTCAAGTGTCGAAGAAGCAGATTCAGCAACTACTAGTGCTGAAACTACAAAACCTAAAGCAAATGGGACCACACCTTGTCCACCAGTTGTAACAACAACAGAGAAAAGTAGTTCATCTAGCCGTAAAGATCACGCCAGTGAGACTGTGGATCATGACGACCATGAACA tcATGCCTTCCTTCCTGATCAACTTTTTGAGTACCAATGGCCAGATATGAGTAGCGAGTGGTACATACTGCAAGAGCAAGTCAGTGAATACTTGACTGTTAAATCATTTAAACGAAAATATCCAG ATCTGAAAAGACGGCCtgcagaaatgaaagaaaaggaattCTTGAGAGAACGTGGTGTAGTTACTGAAACCCAGTGTGATCTTG GATTAACCGCCCTAAGATGTGAAGAAGTATATGATTTGATGTTGAGAGATTATCCTGAGAAATATCAG gaATTCGCTTCAATTCTCCATGAACGGGAACGACAGTCTATTAATGAGAAGCACAAAGGTTATGAAGTG cctccTAAGCTTGAAAAGAGCAAGATGGCTGATTATGTAAGGAAAGCAATGAGATCAGCTTCGGAGTTTAATAGCCAGTTTCAgcgagaaagaagagaggagagaagggcATATTTTGACTTGCAAACTATG GTTATCCACTATCCTGCTCACAAATATCCAAAACTGGAAACTGCTTGTGCGAAAGTACCTGCTTATCCTGTTAGCTTGATTCCAGGGCAATACCAAGAATTCTACaaaaa ATATGAACCAAAGGAACTTAAATACTTTCCTCTCAACACGTGTATTTATGGGCCTCCCAAAAGGATACTTAATCCTTTAGTGAAACCTTCAAATGTGGATTCATCTGAAGAAATGGACGATAACCAAGAT gATCAAGCAGATTCTGGTTCCGATGGTGAGAGTAATGACAATGATTCAAGTGATTCTGAAGTTAGCCAGCCTGTAATTCCTCAACCACCTCCTACTCCTTCTCCACGGAGAGGCCGGAAAAGTGCTGCAGACCACAAGGACCACAAAGAG CTATCTTTTTTCTCCAAAAAGCATACAAACCAAAAGAAAGACTGCCGCTTTTGCCATAAGGGCCCCATGAAAGGGCGAAATAGAAAGGACGAGCTTGTCAGCTGTTCTGAATGTGGGTCAACTG GTCACCCCGCTTGCTTGGATTTGACCAAAGCAATGGTGTCTATTATCAAGAATTATCCCTGGCAGTGCATGGAGTGCAAGACATGTGTTCAATGTATGGATCCTTATGATGAG